In the Diceros bicornis minor isolate mBicDic1 chromosome 22, mDicBic1.mat.cur, whole genome shotgun sequence genome, one interval contains:
- the RPS6 gene encoding small ribosomal subunit protein eS6 isoform X1 codes for MKLNISFPATGCQKLIEVDDERKLRTFYEKRMATEVAADALGEEWKGYVVRISGGNDKQGFPMKQGVLTHGRVRLLLSKGHSCYRPRRTGERKRKSVRGCIVDANLSVLNLVIVKKGEKDIPGLTDTTVPRRLGPKRASRIRKLFNLSKEDDVRQYVVRKPLNKEGKKPRTKAPKIQRLVTPRVLQHKRRRIALKKQRTKKNKEEAAEYAKLLAKRMKEAKEKRQEQIAKRRRLSSLRASTSKSESSQK; via the exons ATGAAG CTGAACATCTCTTTCCCAGCCACTGGCTGCCAGAAACTCATTGAAGTGGACGATGAACGCAAACTTCGTACATTTTATGAGAAGCGTATGGCCACAGAAGTTGCTGCTGACGCTCTGGGTGAAGAGTGGAAG GGTTATGTGGTCCGGATCAGTGGTGGGAACGACAAGCAGGGTTTCCCTATGAAGCAGGGTGTCTTGACCCATGGCCGTGTCCGCCTGCTATTGAGTAAGGGGCATTCCTGTTACAGACCGAGGAGGACTGGAGAAAGAAAGCGCAAATCTGTTCGGGGTTGCATTGTGGATGCCAACCTGAGTGTTCTCAACTTGGTCATTGTAAAAAAAG GGGAGAAGGACATTCCTGGACTCACTGATACTACTGTGCCTCGTCGGCTGGGGCCCAAAAGAGCTAGCAGAATCCGCAAACTTTTCAATCTCTCTAAAGAGGATGATGTCCGCCAGTATGTTGTGAGAAAGCCCCTAAACAAAGAAG GTAAGAAACCTAGGACCAAAGCACCCAAGATTCAGCGTCTTGTTACTCCGCGTGTCCTGCAACACAAACGTCGGCGTATTGCTTTGAAGAAACAGCGtactaagaaaaacaaggaagaggctgcagaatatgctaaacttttggccaagagaatgaag gAGGCCAAAGAAAAACGCCAGGAACAGATTGCCAAGAGACGGAGGCTGTCCTCTCTGAGAGCTTCTACCTCTAAGTCTGAGTCCAGTCAAAAATGA
- the RPS6 gene encoding small ribosomal subunit protein eS6 isoform X2: MLNISFPATGCQKLIEVDDERKLRTFYEKRMATEVAADALGEEWKGYVVRISGGNDKQGFPMKQGVLTHGRVRLLLSKGHSCYRPRRTGERKRKSVRGCIVDANLSVLNLVIVKKGEKDIPGLTDTTVPRRLGPKRASRIRKLFNLSKEDDVRQYVVRKPLNKEGKKPRTKAPKIQRLVTPRVLQHKRRRIALKKQRTKKNKEEAAEYAKLLAKRMKEAKEKRQEQIAKRRRLSSLRASTSKSESSQK, from the exons ATG CTGAACATCTCTTTCCCAGCCACTGGCTGCCAGAAACTCATTGAAGTGGACGATGAACGCAAACTTCGTACATTTTATGAGAAGCGTATGGCCACAGAAGTTGCTGCTGACGCTCTGGGTGAAGAGTGGAAG GGTTATGTGGTCCGGATCAGTGGTGGGAACGACAAGCAGGGTTTCCCTATGAAGCAGGGTGTCTTGACCCATGGCCGTGTCCGCCTGCTATTGAGTAAGGGGCATTCCTGTTACAGACCGAGGAGGACTGGAGAAAGAAAGCGCAAATCTGTTCGGGGTTGCATTGTGGATGCCAACCTGAGTGTTCTCAACTTGGTCATTGTAAAAAAAG GGGAGAAGGACATTCCTGGACTCACTGATACTACTGTGCCTCGTCGGCTGGGGCCCAAAAGAGCTAGCAGAATCCGCAAACTTTTCAATCTCTCTAAAGAGGATGATGTCCGCCAGTATGTTGTGAGAAAGCCCCTAAACAAAGAAG GTAAGAAACCTAGGACCAAAGCACCCAAGATTCAGCGTCTTGTTACTCCGCGTGTCCTGCAACACAAACGTCGGCGTATTGCTTTGAAGAAACAGCGtactaagaaaaacaaggaagaggctgcagaatatgctaaacttttggccaagagaatgaag gAGGCCAAAGAAAAACGCCAGGAACAGATTGCCAAGAGACGGAGGCTGTCCTCTCTGAGAGCTTCTACCTCTAAGTCTGAGTCCAGTCAAAAATGA